One Bythopirellula goksoeyrii genomic window, TAAGCTGAGAGTCAAGAGCCAGACACATGAATCTCGACTCTTCGCTCTTGAATCGACTCTTACATCGCGCGCCAGAGGATCTCTTCGCTCAAAGCCAGATCGAAGGCATTTTCGTTGCCGTCTACCTCGGAATCGACCTGCTCATGCTCAAATCTGCGATGCAAGCCGGCCAAGCGACGATCGTGAATGCCTTCTCGCAGAGCCAACCCGATCTCGGCCAAATCGCTCGATTGCTCAAAGACCTGGTCGATCCGATGGGATTCGAGACGAGCTGCGACTCGCCCACTCGTTGCCCGGTGTGAAGTTCGACGACCGACCACTTCATTAGCCACGGCACTCAAAGTCCGCTGACTGGGGAGTGTAGCCGTTGATTCTTGGGCTGAAACCTCGGCCACATTCGAACTGAGGCTCGAACCCCTATTAGACACTCCATTAATAACGACTGGAGTGTGCGAGGTGCCCGATTCGCTATTGCTGAGTTCTGTTGCAGACGAGAAGGTACTCAATGTCTGGGGAACAATAATCGGAGCGACCGCTAAGGGCAATTCTGGATCGTTGACCGATTCATCCTCGTCACCACCAGTGGTAAGTGCTACCACAAGTGGAGCAGAAGAAGTCCCATAGTCCGTTTGCCACTGCTGAAGATCGGCTCCATCCACCTTCCCATCGCTATTGGAATCGCCATCGCTAGGGGCAGCGCCGCTGGACTTGCCATACCCCCTTATCCAGGCGAGGAAGTCGCGACCATCGACGTCGCCGTCTTCGTCAAAGTCCGGACCATTCTCGATTACCGCCGGAACTGTCCCTGGATCCAGTGGAACTAAGTAGTCTTCGACTTCGCCGATCACAGCAGGACCAGTCACGCTATTGATACCATATTCGCCGTAGCGGAATCGGGCATAGATGTTCTTTAATTCCATGTCCGCCGGTATTTGGAAACTGACATTATTGGCACCTGGCAACAGGGCCACGTTCGAGATCACTTTTTCCGATGCTTCGAATACGCCGTTGTCGTTGAAATCGAACCAACCTTGGAGATTGCCACCATGTCGACTGGCCGTTGCGACCAACTGGCCAGTCGTTCCAGGAATTAAAGGTGTAACTACGATTCCGTCCTCGTCGTCGAAATTAGTGAGGTCGTCACCATCGGCAAGGTCCGAAGGATTGCCATCGAGATCGACATCGACCACAGAGCCTAAGAAGTAGGCACTCTTGCCATGTCGAGCGCCGTTTTCAGCGAGGGTGGTGATCCCGTAGTAAGCAGGCAAGTCACCAAAGTCGAGATTCGCTCCGCTGGGATTATTTCCCAGACCGATTCCAAATTCGATTTGCGAGACGGTTCCACCGCCTGACAAGGTGACTACGCGCGGGACGCCCGGGCCAGGATTGATCGACATCAGTGGGGCAGTAGGAATCACACGGATCCGGTGGATACCTGGCGCGACATTGGCAAAGATGTACGCCCCATTTACGTTCGTAGTCGTTTGCGGTTCGCCAATCTCCCGTGTGCCGTTGTTATTGGCATCGATAAAGACTGTCGTATTGGGAACCCCCAACTCGTTTGATTGGCGGGTGCCGTTGTTATTCACATCTTCATAAATATTACCAATCAAGTAGCCCGGCTGGCTGGTTCCATTACCCGCGCCGGTTCCCAACGGGGGCATGATGTCAAAGTCGATCCCGGTGAAGACATCCCCCGGCTCGCCAAAAATCGAAGTAACGCCTGATGTCGGATCAATAAAGGTCCACCCAGCCGGTTTTTGGACTCCAATGTTTACGACACTTGCAATCGTCGCGGGGACGATCAAATTGTATTGACCATCGGCACCTGTCTGGACAAACTGTTCGCCAGCATCCAGTTGGCCGTTGCGATTCGTGTCGGCATACACGACCGCATTGGGTACGTTTACGTCGGTGCCATTGAAGAGCCCATCGCCATTGAGGTCTGCCATCACCACGCCAGAGAACTGGATCTGCGGAGCAACAGGTGGCCCGGGATCTAAGAGGAAGTTGATATGCTTCATGCCGCTGGCAATTGGCGTCCCACTAAAGGAGAGGGGAACTCCGCTGCCATCAACATTGACCTCTAAACTACTGTTGTAATCCCACGCTTTGAAGAAGTCGGATGTGATAGTCCACTCCGTACGATAATCTTGCAGGATATTCGACGGGCTGAGTGTATCTTCAATAGCACTTCTGCCAAGTGGATCTTCAACAGAAATGATGTACTCATCCGGGACAAGATCAAAATAATAATTGCCATCCGCCCCCGTAACAAACTGATCGACAATCGCATTATCGCTAGCACGTCTTGCGACGACTGTCACGTTGGATGCCATGTCTTCGTGATTGGGATCGATTAAGTTTTGAATCTCACCATATCGCAAAACTCCATCCGTATCAGTGTTCTGTTGAATGACACGACTATAGTTGAAAGCATTGTCTTGATTGGTGTCGATGCCCACCAGACCTTGCACACGTTGCGTGGGCGTATTGATATCCTGCTCAATAGGATTGCCGTGCCAAGCCATCTCCATCGCATTAAGTTGAAATTCTGTACTTCCGTAGTTCTCAAAATGGATTTGCCAACCACTCGTCAGCGGAACACCGTTCACCATGACCGGTTCATTAGTAGAGGCATCCATAACGATCACATCATCCGACCGTTCACCCCAACTCCGATTTGAGCTGAAGGTGACGATCAAATCCTCTGGCTGTTCTGTAGGAGAAGCACCGTCAAGTAAGAATCTCGAGGGAGAACTGTTCTGCAGTGTAAACGGAGTATCGGGCTCTATGTAGTAGTTGTTCAGTTCGGTCGACGTGCCGGAAGGAGATACAAGTAGTATTCTCAAATTGTCTAACGCCTCAGCAGTACCACCTGAGAGATGTATTTTTACTTCAACAGTCTCCACCGACATGCTGTTGTTGGCAGGCACCGAAAACGATGCACCACCACCACGGTTGTTAAAGGTCTGCGAGAAATCGGGCATATCTGCAAAGAATTCGTTCCAATAGGCGATAAAACCTGCCTCGCCTGACAATCCGCCCGGGACGAGTTGAAAACCACTATCTTCATTGCCTTTTTCCGCTGCCGGAATGACGCCAGTACCCAGCTCATTCCCTGCAGTAGTCACGAATGTTGTAAAAGTTAATTCAGGGGACAATGTCTGGTTTTTAGTCGCCCACTGTTGAGCCAATAGGACCGCCAGTTCAGCATCCACTACGCCGTGGGCATAACCAATTTGCTCACCGTTAGTTCCTGTACCCATGCTGACTGTATAGCCAGCCCCATTGGTCAGAGCATAAGGTGCTGGGGCATAATGAGCTATGTTTCCTCCGCCGGCAGCTTCCCGGGCGTAAGCCTGACCAAAGTCGATATTGGGGTCCAATCGAGGGAACAACGTCGATTCAATCGGTGATCCACCCAATGCCAGAGGGTCGGGATCATGGAATACTTCCATTTGATTCACGATCCAAGTGTTCAAGGTCTCCGTACCAGACCCCTGGTCAGAACCATTTTTTGGTACGCCAAACTCGGCATTTTGTCTTGCGGATCGAACAAGGATTTCCTGGACATCACGCCAAGTGAGATTTGGGTTCGCCTCAAGCATCAGCGCAATCACCCCACTCACGATGGGAGCTGATGCAGACGTCCCGTTGAATCGCGAGGTGAAATTGATATCTTCAAGAAAATCTCTGTCCCCTAGAGGAGCTCCCGTATTATCTGACGTGTTGTAGCCAGTTTCGCCCAAAGTGTCGGTCGTCCATATACCGCTACCTAGCCCCGTATCGGTGGCAATATTCAAAGCGGCATTCGAGCCAGTTGGAGCAGCAACTAAGACGGAGCCACCAATTTCAGGATAGCCCGTATAAGTACCATCCACATTGTCGTAGAACCCATCGTGATCGACGCCAGTCACTCCGATAGTGTAGCGAGAATTGACCCATCCATTGTATCCCGAACTATCGAGGGTCCCGATATCTTGAAACCCGCCGGGTGCCTGAAAGCCGGTTCCTGCGTTATTGCCCGACGAAAATACGTGGATAATTCCCTTGCCATCACGTCCGAAAACGATCGAGTCTCGAATTGCAAGTAGTTGGGCAGGAGTCGGACCAGCAATCGTGCGCGACACTCCTGGCCCCCAACTGTTATTCGTAATGTCGAGGCCATTATCCGTAGCAAAACGAAAAGCATCGATAAACGCTTGCTCCGTTTGACCAGCATCGATCAAGCGAACTGGCACGAGTTGCACTCCGGGCGCTACCCCCGTGCCACCCAATCCGTTGTTGGATATTGCTCCGATGAGGCCTGCAACGGCCGTACCGTGGGCGTTCCCAGGATTAATCAGGTTCGGGTTGGCATCACTGCCGCCAGTAAGAGCATCAAATTGCAGTAAGGGATCGATGTTTCCGGCGAGATCGGGATGAGTTGTCTGCACTCCAGAATCGAAGACGCCTACTTTGATACCATTGCCAAAAATATTCTGGTTCCACACGGGGGCGACATTAATATCCTCGCCAGCAACTCCGTAGATAGGTTGATAATCGGGGTTTCCGACCTCCTGTGCCGTATTAATCAGATGCCACTGACTATTAAGAAACGGATCTGTAGGGATCCCATTCGTCACGGCTTCTGTTTGATTTAAGCTAGAATAGAGAGACTGCCAAAATAACTCATTGGCCAGAATCTGTTGCTGTCCCTCTTGTGTTTTGCTGGAATATGACTGCGATTCAAGACCGGCCAACGGATCATAGAGTGGCGACTCAGCCGACATCACACGGCGATCTTCCAGGGGTTCAAAACCGAGCTGGCGCCTCCGGCGGCGACTGATTCCGGCAGGCCGACGAGATTTCTTTGCGGAGGATTGAGATGAATTGGAATTGCGATTAAATAGCAGTGACATATTTAGTTTTTCCCGAGTTCGTTGGACTTCTCTAGGAAGCCGCTCGCGTTAAATCCCCTAGCTCTGTTCGTAAGTCTTCTGCCGTGACTCTTAACTAATTCACCCTCTCGGTTCCAAGACCATAAGCTGAAGGCGCACCTTGAGCCTATGGAGAGAACCGCAGCGGTTGACACTGGTTGAATTGGGACAGCTTTCCGGCGACACAAGCTCGCCAGAAGAATGCTGCTTACTTCCAGGTGAAAAAGTTTGTTCCGTTAGGTGGGGCCAGCAGATTCCATGCCTCTGAGTGGAAACCCCGCCAGAAAATTTCCTGGCGCGAGTTCTGCTAGCTGTCTGTGGGAGGGCGACTGGCCTCAGGGGTACTGGCCAAGGTTCCCCTAAATCGCTTACCCAACCGTTCATATTACTTAGATTCCCAACTGGCGTCAAACTTCTGGCACCTATTACAACCTGCCTTACTCTAAAATTCGGCAAAAAACCTGGGGTTGTCCATAGATATTCCTCAGTAGACCACCCTTGGCTTATAGGACTCTCAATTCTTAAGGTCGTATTCTCGGCAGGGTGTCACTCAACTTGAGCGAGTTTTTTCTTTTTGTGACGCTTGCGGGAGAAGTTGAGGAATGAAGGAATGGAGGAATGAGGGAAATGCTTTTAGCTTGACAGTATGCCGTGATTTAGCCGTGCAATGTTCCAGCGATTGCTGAAAGTGACAAGCTATCATGCTGGAACAGCACTACCGCTTGTTCCGGCCTACGTTTCTCCAGCCATTCTCGATTCTCTTTCTCGACCGATTTGGTAAAAAATGCTGCTTGTAACGAAAAATCTGATTTTTCTACCTGTACCGGTCCGATAACCCCTCTTAGTCGGACTGT contains:
- a CDS encoding S8 family serine peptidase translates to MSLLFNRNSNSSQSSAKKSRRPAGISRRRRRQLGFEPLEDRRVMSAESPLYDPLAGLESQSYSSKTQEGQQQILANELFWQSLYSSLNQTEAVTNGIPTDPFLNSQWHLINTAQEVGNPDYQPIYGVAGEDINVAPVWNQNIFGNGIKVGVFDSGVQTTHPDLAGNIDPLLQFDALTGGSDANPNLINPGNAHGTAVAGLIGAISNNGLGGTGVAPGVQLVPVRLIDAGQTEQAFIDAFRFATDNGLDITNNSWGPGVSRTIAGPTPAQLLAIRDSIVFGRDGKGIIHVFSSGNNAGTGFQAPGGFQDIGTLDSSGYNGWVNSRYTIGVTGVDHDGFYDNVDGTYTGYPEIGGSVLVAAPTGSNAALNIATDTGLGSGIWTTDTLGETGYNTSDNTGAPLGDRDFLEDINFTSRFNGTSASAPIVSGVIALMLEANPNLTWRDVQEILVRSARQNAEFGVPKNGSDQGSGTETLNTWIVNQMEVFHDPDPLALGGSPIESTLFPRLDPNIDFGQAYAREAAGGGNIAHYAPAPYALTNGAGYTVSMGTGTNGEQIGYAHGVVDAELAVLLAQQWATKNQTLSPELTFTTFVTTAGNELGTGVIPAAEKGNEDSGFQLVPGGLSGEAGFIAYWNEFFADMPDFSQTFNNRGGGASFSVPANNSMSVETVEVKIHLSGGTAEALDNLRILLVSPSGTSTELNNYYIEPDTPFTLQNSSPSRFLLDGASPTEQPEDLIVTFSSNRSWGERSDDVIVMDASTNEPVMVNGVPLTSGWQIHFENYGSTEFQLNAMEMAWHGNPIEQDINTPTQRVQGLVGIDTNQDNAFNYSRVIQQNTDTDGVLRYGEIQNLIDPNHEDMASNVTVVARRASDNAIVDQFVTGADGNYYFDLVPDEYIISVEDPLGRSAIEDTLSPSNILQDYRTEWTITSDFFKAWDYNSSLEVNVDGSGVPLSFSGTPIASGMKHINFLLDPGPPVAPQIQFSGVVMADLNGDGLFNGTDVNVPNAVVYADTNRNGQLDAGEQFVQTGADGQYNLIVPATIASVVNIGVQKPAGWTFIDPTSGVTSIFGEPGDVFTGIDFDIMPPLGTGAGNGTSQPGYLIGNIYEDVNNNGTRQSNELGVPNTTVFIDANNNGTREIGEPQTTTNVNGAYIFANVAPGIHRIRVIPTAPLMSINPGPGVPRVVTLSGGGTVSQIEFGIGLGNNPSGANLDFGDLPAYYGITTLAENGARHGKSAYFLGSVVDVDLDGNPSDLADGDDLTNFDDEDGIVVTPLIPGTTGQLVATASRHGGNLQGWFDFNDNGVFEASEKVISNVALLPGANNVSFQIPADMELKNIYARFRYGEYGINSVTGPAVIGEVEDYLVPLDPGTVPAVIENGPDFDEDGDVDGRDFLAWIRGYGKSSGAAPSDGDSNSDGKVDGADLQQWQTDYGTSSAPLVVALTTGGDEDESVNDPELPLAVAPIIVPQTLSTFSSATELSNSESGTSHTPVVINGVSNRGSSLSSNVAEVSAQESTATLPSQRTLSAVANEVVGRRTSHRATSGRVAARLESHRIDQVFEQSSDLAEIGLALREGIHDRRLAGLHRRFEHEQVDSEVDGNENAFDLALSEEILWRAM